A genomic segment from Salvelinus alpinus chromosome 8, SLU_Salpinus.1, whole genome shotgun sequence encodes:
- the cmtr1 gene encoding cap-specific mRNA (nucleoside-2'-O-)-methyltransferase 1 isoform X2 produces the protein MMKRRGEAASEPLKRIKKQRLEEASSDEESPLLTTNSSQSDSHSDSEDHRPGFSMPIVSQNASATDDAKQSDANKFTMYNSVSQKLMAKMGFREGEGLGKFGQGRKEIIEASTQRGRRGLGLTLQGFQGELNVDWQDEIEPSAVEELKWFPECSTEIPDADELRGWMAVGPRKLRIEDETEFCTEDLLHSLLRCKTVFDDLEGEEMRRARTRSNPYETIRGAFFLNRAAMKMANMDHVFDSMFTNPKDSQGKPQTREREGELLYFGDVCAGPGGFSEYILWRRRWHAKGFGMTLKGPCDFKLEDFYAAPSELFEPYYGEGGVDGDGDITRPENISAFRNFIMESTERRGLHFLMADGGFSVEGQENIQEILSKQLLLCQFLTAMSVLRTGGHFVCKTFDLFTPFSVGLVYLLYLCFDRVSLFKPITSRPANSERYIVCRGLKPGSDPVREYMFTVNLKLNHLRNSESDVNEVMPIELIKGDTEFYNHMINSNESHCVVQIKALAKIHAYVLDTTLSEARQADIRKECLKLWGIPDKARVTHVSSDPNSKFYELMKGSDIELLNSKPTPLSSTTLDKVHHVLDYRCIVGGGEQLFLLGLGKSQIYTWDGKHPLRWRKLENFKLELPRETLLSVEIVQELKGEGKAQRRINAVHVLDALVLNGTDVRVQHFNQRIQMAEKFVRAVAKPSRPDMNPIRVKEVYRLEEMDKIFVRLEMKVTKSSGGVPRLSYTGRDDRHFLPNGLYIIKTINDPWTMAYSKNTKRKFFFNKMTKQSTYDLPANSVAPFHVCHTERLFWAWEDGVRVHDSQTRVDPEKLSKDNVLSFIHQHYQP, from the exons ATGATGAAGAGAAGGGGCGAGGCGGCCTCCGAACCGCTGAAACGGATTAAAAAACAACGTCTTGAGGAAGCCAGCTCAGATGAGGAGTCGCCGCTACTGACAACCA ACTCTAGTCAGAGTGACTCCCACAGTGACTCAGAGGACCATAGACCAGGGTTCTCTATGCCCATTGTATCCCAGAATGCATCAGCCACAGACGATGCCAAACAGAGCGACGCCAACAAGTTCACCATGTACAACAGCGTGTCGCAGAAACTCATG GCCAAAATGGGTTTCCGGGAAGGTGAGGGTCTAGGTAAGTTTGGCCAGGGGCGCAAGGAGATCATCGAGGCATCCactcagagagggaggaggggtctgGGACTCACGCTGCAGGGCTTCCAGGGAGAGCTCAATGTTGACTGGCAAGACGAAATTGAG CCCAGTGCTGTAGAAGAGCTGAAGTGGTTCCCAGAATGCTCCACAGAGATCCCAGATGCAGATGAGCTGAGGGGGTGGATGGCTGTGGGACCG AGGAAACTGAGGATTGAGGATGAGACAGAGTTTTGCACAGAGGATCTTCTACACAGCCTTCTGAGGTGCAAG ACGGTGTTTGACGAtctggagggggaggagatgaggcGAGCTCGAACACGCTCCAACCCCTACGAGACTATTAGAGGAGCCTTCTTCCTCAACAG AGCGGCTATGAAGATGGCCAACATGGATCACGTCTTTGACAGCATGTTCACCAACCCAAAGGATTCACAAGGG AAGCCCCAGACGCGAGAGCGCGAGGGGGAGCTGCTGTATTTCGGGGATGTGTGTGCGGGGCCGGGGGGATTCTCAGAATACATCCTGTGGAGGCGGCGCTGGCATGCCAAGGGATTCGGCATGACCCTCAAAGGACCCTGCGACTTCAAACTGGAAGACTTCTACGCTGCACCCAGCGAACTGTTTGAACCCTACTACG GGGAAGGCggggtggatggggatggtgacaTCACTCGACCAGAGAACATCAGTGCCTTCCGGAATTTCATCATGGAgagtacagagaggagaggactgcacTTCCTCATGGCTGACGGG GGGTTCTCAGTGGAGGGGCAGGAGAACATCCAGGAGATTCTGAGCAAACAACTACTGCTCTGTCAGTTCCTCACCGCAATGTCTGTGCTCCGGACAg GTGGTCACTTCGTGTGTAAGACCTTTGACCTGTTCACACCGTTCAGTGTGGGGCTGGTGTACCTGCTCTACCTCTGCTTCGACCGGGTGTCCCTCTTCAAACCCATCACCAGCAGGCCCGCCAACTCCGAGAG ATACATTGTGTGTCGCGGTCTGAAGCCTGGTTCAGATCCGGTCAGGGAGTACATGTTCACAGTCAACCTGAAGCTCAACCACCTGAGGAACTCGGAGTCTGACGTCAACGAGGTGATGCCCATCGAACTCATCAAAGGAGACACTGAGTTCTACAACCACATGATCAACTCTAACGAGAG CCACTGTGTAGTCCAGATCAAAGCCCTGGCTAAGATCCATGCCTACGTCTTAGACAC gaCCCTGTCAGAGGCCAGGCAGGCTGATATTCGGAAGGAGTGTCTGAAGCTTTGGGGG aTTCCTGATAAGGCCAGAGTCACTCATGTCTCTTCAGACCCCAATTCCAAATTCTATGAGCTGATGAAG GGTTCTGACATCGAGTTGTTGAACTCCAAGCCCACCCCTCTGAGCTCCACCACTCTGGACAAGGTGCACCATGTCCTGGACTACCGGTGCATTGTGGGAGGAGGGGAACAGCTCTTCCTGTTAGGTCTtggg aagtCTCAGATCTACACCTGGGACGGCAAGCATCCTCTGCGCTGGAGGAAGCTGGAGAACTTCAAGCTGGAGCTGCCCAGAGAGACCCTGCTCAGTGTAGAGATTGTCCAGGAGCTgaagggagag GGTAAAGCCCAGCGCAGGATTAACGCGGTACATGTGCTAGATGCCCTGGTTCTCAACGGCACTGATGTACGGGTCCAGCACTTCAACCAACG AATCCAGATGGCGGAGAAGTTTGTGAGGGCCGTGGCCAAGCCAAGCCGACCAGACATGAACCCTATCAG AGTGAAAGAGGTGTACAGGCTGGAGGAGATGGACAAGATTTTTGTCAG ACTGGAAATGAAGGTGACTAAGAGTTCAGGAGGAGTCCCTCGTCTGTCCTACACTGGCCGGGACGACCGCCACTTCCTCCCGAATGGCCTATACATCATCAAAACTATAAACG ATCCCTGGACGATGGCGTACAGTAAGAACACCAAGAGGAAGTTTTTCTTCAACAAGATGACTAAACAGTCCACTTACGACCTGCCAGCCAACTCTGTGGCTCCGTTCCA cGTCTGCCATACAGAGCGTCTGTTCTGGGCGTGGGAGGACGGGGTCAGAGTTCACGACTCTCAGACGCGGGTTGACCCTGAGAAGCTGTCTAAGGACAATGTGCTTTCCTTCATCCACCAGCACTACCAGCCCTGA
- the cmtr1 gene encoding cap-specific mRNA (nucleoside-2'-O-)-methyltransferase 1 isoform X1, whose translation MMKRRGEAASEPLKRIKKQRLEEASSDEESPLLTTSQYSSQSDSHSDSEDHRPGFSMPIVSQNASATDDAKQSDANKFTMYNSVSQKLMAKMGFREGEGLGKFGQGRKEIIEASTQRGRRGLGLTLQGFQGELNVDWQDEIEPSAVEELKWFPECSTEIPDADELRGWMAVGPRKLRIEDETEFCTEDLLHSLLRCKTVFDDLEGEEMRRARTRSNPYETIRGAFFLNRAAMKMANMDHVFDSMFTNPKDSQGKPQTREREGELLYFGDVCAGPGGFSEYILWRRRWHAKGFGMTLKGPCDFKLEDFYAAPSELFEPYYGEGGVDGDGDITRPENISAFRNFIMESTERRGLHFLMADGGFSVEGQENIQEILSKQLLLCQFLTAMSVLRTGGHFVCKTFDLFTPFSVGLVYLLYLCFDRVSLFKPITSRPANSERYIVCRGLKPGSDPVREYMFTVNLKLNHLRNSESDVNEVMPIELIKGDTEFYNHMINSNESHCVVQIKALAKIHAYVLDTTLSEARQADIRKECLKLWGIPDKARVTHVSSDPNSKFYELMKGSDIELLNSKPTPLSSTTLDKVHHVLDYRCIVGGGEQLFLLGLGKSQIYTWDGKHPLRWRKLENFKLELPRETLLSVEIVQELKGEGKAQRRINAVHVLDALVLNGTDVRVQHFNQRIQMAEKFVRAVAKPSRPDMNPIRVKEVYRLEEMDKIFVRLEMKVTKSSGGVPRLSYTGRDDRHFLPNGLYIIKTINDPWTMAYSKNTKRKFFFNKMTKQSTYDLPANSVAPFHVCHTERLFWAWEDGVRVHDSQTRVDPEKLSKDNVLSFIHQHYQP comes from the exons ATGATGAAGAGAAGGGGCGAGGCGGCCTCCGAACCGCTGAAACGGATTAAAAAACAACGTCTTGAGGAAGCCAGCTCAGATGAGGAGTCGCCGCTACTGACAACCAGTCAGT ACTCTAGTCAGAGTGACTCCCACAGTGACTCAGAGGACCATAGACCAGGGTTCTCTATGCCCATTGTATCCCAGAATGCATCAGCCACAGACGATGCCAAACAGAGCGACGCCAACAAGTTCACCATGTACAACAGCGTGTCGCAGAAACTCATG GCCAAAATGGGTTTCCGGGAAGGTGAGGGTCTAGGTAAGTTTGGCCAGGGGCGCAAGGAGATCATCGAGGCATCCactcagagagggaggaggggtctgGGACTCACGCTGCAGGGCTTCCAGGGAGAGCTCAATGTTGACTGGCAAGACGAAATTGAG CCCAGTGCTGTAGAAGAGCTGAAGTGGTTCCCAGAATGCTCCACAGAGATCCCAGATGCAGATGAGCTGAGGGGGTGGATGGCTGTGGGACCG AGGAAACTGAGGATTGAGGATGAGACAGAGTTTTGCACAGAGGATCTTCTACACAGCCTTCTGAGGTGCAAG ACGGTGTTTGACGAtctggagggggaggagatgaggcGAGCTCGAACACGCTCCAACCCCTACGAGACTATTAGAGGAGCCTTCTTCCTCAACAG AGCGGCTATGAAGATGGCCAACATGGATCACGTCTTTGACAGCATGTTCACCAACCCAAAGGATTCACAAGGG AAGCCCCAGACGCGAGAGCGCGAGGGGGAGCTGCTGTATTTCGGGGATGTGTGTGCGGGGCCGGGGGGATTCTCAGAATACATCCTGTGGAGGCGGCGCTGGCATGCCAAGGGATTCGGCATGACCCTCAAAGGACCCTGCGACTTCAAACTGGAAGACTTCTACGCTGCACCCAGCGAACTGTTTGAACCCTACTACG GGGAAGGCggggtggatggggatggtgacaTCACTCGACCAGAGAACATCAGTGCCTTCCGGAATTTCATCATGGAgagtacagagaggagaggactgcacTTCCTCATGGCTGACGGG GGGTTCTCAGTGGAGGGGCAGGAGAACATCCAGGAGATTCTGAGCAAACAACTACTGCTCTGTCAGTTCCTCACCGCAATGTCTGTGCTCCGGACAg GTGGTCACTTCGTGTGTAAGACCTTTGACCTGTTCACACCGTTCAGTGTGGGGCTGGTGTACCTGCTCTACCTCTGCTTCGACCGGGTGTCCCTCTTCAAACCCATCACCAGCAGGCCCGCCAACTCCGAGAG ATACATTGTGTGTCGCGGTCTGAAGCCTGGTTCAGATCCGGTCAGGGAGTACATGTTCACAGTCAACCTGAAGCTCAACCACCTGAGGAACTCGGAGTCTGACGTCAACGAGGTGATGCCCATCGAACTCATCAAAGGAGACACTGAGTTCTACAACCACATGATCAACTCTAACGAGAG CCACTGTGTAGTCCAGATCAAAGCCCTGGCTAAGATCCATGCCTACGTCTTAGACAC gaCCCTGTCAGAGGCCAGGCAGGCTGATATTCGGAAGGAGTGTCTGAAGCTTTGGGGG aTTCCTGATAAGGCCAGAGTCACTCATGTCTCTTCAGACCCCAATTCCAAATTCTATGAGCTGATGAAG GGTTCTGACATCGAGTTGTTGAACTCCAAGCCCACCCCTCTGAGCTCCACCACTCTGGACAAGGTGCACCATGTCCTGGACTACCGGTGCATTGTGGGAGGAGGGGAACAGCTCTTCCTGTTAGGTCTtggg aagtCTCAGATCTACACCTGGGACGGCAAGCATCCTCTGCGCTGGAGGAAGCTGGAGAACTTCAAGCTGGAGCTGCCCAGAGAGACCCTGCTCAGTGTAGAGATTGTCCAGGAGCTgaagggagag GGTAAAGCCCAGCGCAGGATTAACGCGGTACATGTGCTAGATGCCCTGGTTCTCAACGGCACTGATGTACGGGTCCAGCACTTCAACCAACG AATCCAGATGGCGGAGAAGTTTGTGAGGGCCGTGGCCAAGCCAAGCCGACCAGACATGAACCCTATCAG AGTGAAAGAGGTGTACAGGCTGGAGGAGATGGACAAGATTTTTGTCAG ACTGGAAATGAAGGTGACTAAGAGTTCAGGAGGAGTCCCTCGTCTGTCCTACACTGGCCGGGACGACCGCCACTTCCTCCCGAATGGCCTATACATCATCAAAACTATAAACG ATCCCTGGACGATGGCGTACAGTAAGAACACCAAGAGGAAGTTTTTCTTCAACAAGATGACTAAACAGTCCACTTACGACCTGCCAGCCAACTCTGTGGCTCCGTTCCA cGTCTGCCATACAGAGCGTCTGTTCTGGGCGTGGGAGGACGGGGTCAGAGTTCACGACTCTCAGACGCGGGTTGACCCTGAGAAGCTGTCTAAGGACAATGTGCTTTCCTTCATCCACCAGCACTACCAGCCCTGA
- the ccdc167 gene encoding coiled-coil domain-containing protein 167, whose protein sequence is MTKSKDKREKVSVASEIDRVEERRLRCHDSIERAEFRRRREELSDQDRQSLEDEMTIMNERMQKYDKELEVLRGENRRNMVLSVALLAVSALFYYTFIHY, encoded by the exons ATGACCAAATCTAAGGACAAGAGAGAGAAAGTCAGCGTTGCTAGCGAA ATTGATCGTGTTGAGGAGCGACGGTTGCGATGTCACGATAGTATCGAGAGGGCAGAGTTCAGGCGGCGGCGCGAGGAGCTCTCGGATCAAGACAG ACAATCGCTGGAGGATGAAATGACGATAATGAACGAAAGGATGCAAAAGTATG ATAAAGAGCTGGAGGtgttgagaggagagaacaggaggaatATGGTGCTCTCTGTTGCTCTATTGGCCGTCAGTGCTCTCTTCTACTACACCTTTATCCACTACTGA